A genomic region of Thermodesulfobium narugense DSM 14796 contains the following coding sequences:
- a CDS encoding flagellar protein FlgN, which yields MKLLDDAVDILEQEKDILIADDVKGLVEITQKKEKVFKLLENALKNRRFLPSEKKEVLSRLEEIKKLNERNMHLLSVAKALNEYTLKICGIPMLEGKPIQNFSFEAKI from the coding sequence ATGAAGCTTTTAGATGATGCAGTTGACATCTTAGAACAAGAGAAAGATATCTTGATCGCTGATGACGTAAAGGGTCTTGTTGAAATTACTCAAAAAAAGGAAAAAGTTTTTAAGCTTTTAGAAAATGCGTTAAAAAATAGGAGATTTTTGCCATCTGAGAAAAAAGAAGTCCTTTCTCGTTTAGAGGAAATCAAAAAACTAAACGAAAGAAATATGCACCTTTTAAGCGTTGCAAAAGCTTTAAACGAATATACTTTGAAAATTTGTGGGATTCCAATGCTTGAGGGTAAGCCTATTCAAAACTTTTCTTTTGAGGCAAAGATATAA
- a CDS encoding flagellar basal body P-ring protein FlgI, with product MKNFLISMVLICLYLLIFSVPSSDAETRIKDICYTDGTNSFQLVGYGLVVGLNGTGDSDKIQSTINSYANMLKRFGVNFDYSQLKAKNVAAVMVTASVSTQSIAGERADAVVSSMGDATSIAGGTLLMTPMFGPDGIQYGFAQGPISVGGAYSIGGGGTRTVKNFPTVANLNNGLVLIKSIPALFQPTNEVRFFLRKADYTTAERIAKAINSSYGDIAKAVDAKTVEVSIPSEFTNNSVAFISSIEQLPINPDNKATVVVNERTGTVVIGANVTLKSAVIAHGNLTVQIKTTPTVSQPNPLSGGVTTTAPNTQVTATESAGSLVLVNGTVDDLVKALNSIGATPRDIIAILQALKEAGSLEADLIVM from the coding sequence ATGAAAAATTTTTTAATATCAATGGTACTAATATGTTTATATCTCCTAATTTTTAGTGTGCCATCTTCAGATGCCGAGACTAGAATAAAGGATATTTGCTATACGGATGGTACAAATTCGTTTCAGCTTGTAGGATACGGTCTGGTTGTAGGATTAAATGGAACGGGGGACTCTGATAAAATTCAATCTACAATTAACTCCTATGCAAATATGTTGAAAAGATTTGGAGTTAATTTTGATTATTCTCAATTAAAAGCTAAAAACGTGGCTGCAGTAATGGTTACTGCAAGCGTTTCAACTCAGAGCATTGCGGGTGAAAGAGCTGACGCAGTAGTATCAAGTATGGGAGACGCAACCTCTATAGCAGGTGGAACTCTCTTGATGACTCCTATGTTTGGACCTGATGGAATTCAATATGGTTTTGCACAGGGTCCAATATCGGTGGGAGGAGCGTATTCAATTGGAGGCGGGGGAACCAGAACAGTAAAGAACTTCCCAACGGTAGCAAATTTGAATAATGGTTTGGTTCTGATTAAGAGCATTCCCGCACTGTTTCAACCAACAAATGAGGTTAGATTTTTCCTTAGAAAGGCAGATTATACTACCGCTGAAAGGATTGCAAAGGCTATAAACTCTTCATATGGTGATATTGCAAAGGCCGTTGATGCAAAAACTGTGGAAGTATCTATTCCAAGTGAATTTACAAATAACAGCGTGGCTTTTATATCGAGTATAGAACAGCTTCCAATAAATCCTGATAATAAGGCAACAGTAGTGGTTAACGAAAGAACCGGAACAGTAGTTATTGGTGCTAACGTCACCCTAAAGAGTGCAGTTATTGCTCATGGAAACTTAACGGTTCAGATAAAGACTACGCCAACTGTTTCTCAGCCAAATCCGCTCTCTGGAGGAGTTACAACAACTGCTCCTAACACACAAGTTACTGCTACAGAATCCGCAGGTTCACTGGTTCTCGTAAACGGAACAGTTGACGATCTAGTAAAGGCCCTAAACAGCATTGGGGCGACGCCAAGAGATATAATAGCTATACTCCAAGCTCTTAAGGAAGCAGGATCTTTGGAAGCGGACTTGATCGTAATGTAG
- a CDS encoding flagellar basal body L-ring protein FlgH codes for MKKILLALFLFICMGYVSYASDVFKSDPSYVNLYSDVKAHSVGDTVMVLLSENLNSSTSTSTKKQGSYSNSNSATQVPFVKNPLKTNMSASGSGQYSDQGSNGRSATITGDIEARIVEVLPSGLLRIEGQKNIQVNKEKQSIIISGLIRPEDISNNNTIYSYQISDAQITIKGTSPTGAKGILGAIGNFFGNVIGIVFP; via the coding sequence ATGAAAAAAATTTTGTTAGCTTTATTTTTGTTTATTTGTATGGGCTATGTATCGTATGCGTCTGATGTATTTAAGTCAGATCCATCGTATGTAAATCTTTATTCAGATGTAAAGGCACATTCAGTAGGGGATACGGTAATGGTTCTTCTTTCAGAAAATCTTAATTCTTCAACTTCAACTTCAACCAAAAAACAGGGAAGTTATTCGAATTCAAATAGCGCTACCCAAGTTCCTTTTGTAAAAAACCCTCTAAAGACAAATATGTCTGCTTCTGGAAGCGGTCAGTATTCCGATCAGGGTTCTAATGGAAGATCAGCAACTATTACTGGAGATATAGAAGCAAGAATTGTTGAAGTTTTACCAAGCGGTCTCTTAAGAATTGAAGGGCAAAAGAACATTCAAGTTAACAAAGAAAAACAAAGCATAATTATAAGTGGCCTTATAAGGCCTGAGGACATTAGTAATAACAATACCATCTATTCATATCAGATATCCGATGCACAAATTACAATTAAGGGCACATCTCCAACAGGTGCGAAGGGAATTTTAGGAGCTATTGGGAATTTTTTTGGAAATGTAATAGGAATAGTCTTTCCATAG
- the flgA gene encoding flagellar basal body P-ring formation chaperone FlgA gives MFKFLIRFLIISLIFISLNLWCVALANNPDSLVLSAVKDSLTFQPSKIAIEPIYALPDLDYTKAMSMGAIHSGVNKFVIFYNQEGVQRFIEADYLVRIWLNVYVAKVPLKAGSVINVNDNVVKDERELSTLPKDFAIDDNINGSTLNANIAMGQVIRLGLISKRIDIRLGQRVIVVGKVGNATFSLPAVALSSGSIGDDIKVRCITNNKVFIGKIISSSEVQTGG, from the coding sequence ATGTTTAAGTTCTTGATAAGATTTTTAATAATTTCTCTAATCTTTATATCGTTGAATTTATGGTGCGTAGCTTTAGCAAATAATCCTGACTCTCTGGTTCTTTCTGCTGTAAAGGATTCTCTTACGTTTCAACCTTCAAAAATTGCTATTGAACCAATTTATGCTCTTCCAGATCTGGACTACACAAAGGCAATGAGTATGGGAGCCATTCATTCTGGAGTTAACAAATTTGTAATATTTTACAATCAAGAGGGCGTGCAAAGATTTATTGAAGCAGATTATCTAGTTAGAATATGGTTAAACGTATATGTTGCTAAAGTTCCACTAAAAGCTGGTAGTGTAATAAACGTAAACGATAATGTCGTGAAAGATGAAAGAGAACTTTCAACCCTACCTAAAGATTTTGCAATAGATGATAACATAAACGGTTCAACTCTTAACGCAAACATTGCAATGGGTCAGGTAATAAGATTGGGTTTGATTTCGAAGCGAATTGATATAAGATTAGGCCAGCGGGTAATAGTAGTAGGCAAAGTTGGCAACGCAACCTTTTCCTTGCCTGCTGTAGCCCTTAGCTCTGGATCAATTGGCGATGATATAAAGGTTAGATGTATTACGAACAACAAAGTTTTTATAGGCAAAATAATATCCTCAAGCGAGGTTCAAACGGGTGGTTAA
- the flgG gene encoding flagellar basal-body rod protein FlgG, which produces MRALWTAASGMISQTTNVDVITNNLANVNTTGFKTARAEFEDLMYQEVRPAGATSASGNMLPTGLEIGLGSRPVATVRIFTEGPLQQTGNQLDLAIQGDGFFQVTLPDGSTAYTRAGNFSLDSAGEIVTPEGYLLQPSIVVPTNAVSISVGKDGSVSAKMQDGTVQDLGTIQLARFINPSGLTSLGSNLYQSTPASGDAILGTPGTQGIGWVEQGMLEMSNVQVVEEMVNLITAERAYESCAKGMTVCDQMLSDANNVKQLP; this is translated from the coding sequence ATAAGAGCTCTTTGGACGGCAGCGTCTGGTATGATAAGCCAGACTACTAATGTTGACGTTATTACTAATAATCTAGCCAACGTTAATACTACAGGGTTTAAAACAGCAAGAGCTGAATTTGAAGACTTAATGTATCAGGAAGTCAGACCAGCTGGGGCAACTAGTGCATCGGGCAATATGCTTCCTACAGGTTTGGAAATAGGCTTGGGTTCAAGGCCTGTAGCTACTGTCAGGATTTTTACAGAGGGTCCACTTCAACAGACTGGGAATCAATTGGACCTTGCAATTCAAGGGGATGGCTTCTTTCAGGTAACGCTTCCTGATGGCTCTACTGCTTACACAAGAGCGGGTAATTTCTCACTGGATTCTGCAGGCGAAATAGTGACCCCCGAAGGCTATCTACTTCAGCCTTCAATTGTAGTTCCGACGAATGCTGTCTCAATAAGCGTTGGCAAAGATGGATCTGTTTCTGCTAAGATGCAGGACGGAACTGTACAAGACTTAGGCACAATTCAACTTGCAAGGTTTATTAATCCATCTGGACTTACTTCTCTTGGATCCAACTTATATCAGAGTACACCTGCTTCGGGCGACGCTATTCTTGGTACACCTGGTACTCAGGGCATTGGTTGGGTAGAGCAAGGAATGTTGGAAATGAGCAATGTTCAGGTCGTAGAGGAGATGGTAAATCTTATAACTGCAGAAAGAGCATATGAATCTTGCGCAAAAGGGATGACAGTTTGCGATCAGATGTTGAGCGACGCAAACAATGTCAAGCAACTCCCATAA
- a CDS encoding flagellar hook-basal body protein: MVRGIEAAAKGMITLSDKLDSVTNNLANISTPGFKRIIQNVSESENYPVNRVFLQSDGGRAPFMGYLGNGSEISTQAVDLSAGGLEHTSSKFDVAITLNNNAFFQVQTPNGIRYTRDGNFTLNNNDELVTQDGYPVLSSANAPITIDGQNVVISSDGSIQVDGQQTDTLGIVSLDNPSLIVPQGSNLYNYNGQVVNASNFKVLQGYLESSNVNTVREMVDMIALERAYESGQKAIVTEDNETGQMLSQFRI, from the coding sequence TTGGTTAGAGGAATAGAGGCAGCGGCTAAAGGGATGATTACACTTTCTGACAAACTTGACAGCGTGACAAACAATCTTGCAAACATTTCTACCCCAGGATTTAAGCGCATAATCCAAAACGTTTCAGAAAGTGAGAATTATCCTGTAAATAGAGTTTTTTTACAAAGTGATGGAGGTAGGGCTCCGTTTATGGGATATCTTGGCAACGGTTCTGAGATTTCTACACAGGCTGTGGATCTGTCTGCTGGAGGGCTTGAGCACACTTCTAGTAAATTTGATGTTGCTATTACTCTTAACAATAACGCATTCTTTCAGGTGCAAACCCCTAATGGCATTAGATACACAAGGGATGGAAATTTTACGCTAAATAACAATGATGAGTTGGTTACACAAGATGGATATCCTGTTCTTTCAAGTGCAAATGCTCCTATTACTATTGATGGCCAAAATGTCGTCATATCTTCTGACGGTTCTATTCAAGTAGATGGCCAACAAACTGATACTCTTGGGATAGTATCTCTTGACAATCCATCTTTAATAGTGCCTCAGGGTTCTAATCTTTACAACTACAACGGACAGGTTGTTAATGCCTCCAACTTCAAGGTGCTCCAGGGATATCTTGAAAGTTCTAATGTAAATACCGTTAGAGAGATGGTAGATATGATAGCCTTGGAAAGAGCCTATGAGAGTGGACAAAAGGCAATTGTTACCGAAGATAATGAAACAGGTCAAATGTTAAGCCAATTTAGAATTTAA
- a CDS encoding PAS domain-containing protein has protein sequence MIKFKGRGKKLEQFDSNAMKRNMLKLIEQDGEWYLHLLNLSPNCVEVIDLEGKLFFCNESHKNVFGYEAHTLIGKYWYELLPEEDRPRAKEIFKEIVEKSKRPHSIPMRGLRSDGEIINLWVRWNYLKLGDSSVFGIFAVISDISELLSKKEHIISHEQSMELVSSKTPCAFFSYNYKSKRFHASTKWKKLHSIDKSAKLDTLESLERVMDNSIYKTLIAFINSFKSDGIKETRYNIETPNGKIELVSLAKAKSTKKYGLTYLSGVTLQLEDESCFEEEYKNLYSDLIEKNASIIFTFNPDNLKILDFNNSFLKLTGFSDQDLKDKSLFELFPVESQKLTIISKELYSKGSGTYSVHLRCKNSRIKDISMNCSFHRSGKNDFILCILEDQTEKNIFMRKLLERERENIRFKESLESIINLECEKKLNLERTQLIRTGYEALKFSTDFICENVESNLKNIYQKINKIQNTLREKNLLESDLSKVFKECSAYFELINLNISKFKSLKSTKLKENNDVIGILSSCSDMYKPIWESNNINFEFSINDEVKTYPKDKEIFRDVVLSIYSIITKNMLEESKHKKERNFKIRVLLTRSNDFVNIEFFDNAISFEKIIPESQNDIGKIITNNLQAISSLTTTYLNGILLYRNKQNQNIFHLKIPTVVL, from the coding sequence TTGATTAAATTTAAAGGAAGAGGTAAAAAACTGGAACAATTTGATTCTAATGCTATGAAGCGCAATATGCTAAAGCTTATCGAGCAAGACGGCGAGTGGTATCTTCATCTTCTGAACCTTTCACCAAACTGTGTAGAAGTAATAGATTTAGAAGGAAAACTTTTCTTCTGCAACGAATCACACAAAAACGTGTTTGGTTATGAAGCACACACCCTTATTGGCAAATATTGGTATGAACTGCTACCAGAAGAGGATAGGCCAAGAGCCAAAGAGATCTTTAAAGAAATTGTTGAAAAGAGCAAAAGACCTCATTCAATACCTATGAGGGGTTTAAGATCAGATGGAGAAATAATAAATCTTTGGGTAAGGTGGAATTATCTCAAGTTGGGGGACTCTTCGGTTTTTGGAATTTTTGCGGTAATTTCTGATATAAGCGAACTTCTTTCGAAAAAGGAACATATCATAAGCCATGAACAAAGTATGGAACTGGTATCATCAAAAACGCCCTGTGCGTTTTTTAGCTATAATTACAAATCAAAAAGATTTCACGCCTCTACCAAATGGAAAAAACTACACTCAATCGATAAAAGTGCTAAACTTGATACCCTTGAATCCCTTGAAAGGGTTATGGACAATTCTATATACAAAACCCTTATTGCTTTTATAAATTCCTTTAAAAGTGATGGGATAAAAGAAACGAGATACAACATTGAAACTCCTAATGGGAAAATAGAGTTGGTTAGCTTAGCTAAAGCAAAATCCACAAAAAAGTACGGTTTAACCTATCTATCTGGAGTTACTCTACAACTAGAAGATGAATCTTGTTTTGAAGAAGAGTACAAGAATTTATATTCAGATCTTATTGAGAAAAATGCTTCTATAATTTTTACTTTTAACCCTGACAATCTAAAAATACTTGACTTTAACAATTCATTTCTAAAGTTAACTGGCTTTAGTGATCAGGATTTAAAGGATAAAAGCCTTTTTGAGCTTTTCCCTGTAGAAAGTCAGAAATTAACTATTATTTCAAAGGAACTCTATTCCAAAGGTTCGGGCACTTACAGCGTCCATTTGAGATGCAAAAATTCTAGAATAAAAGACATTTCAATGAACTGCTCCTTCCACAGATCTGGAAAAAATGATTTTATCCTATGTATATTAGAAGATCAAACTGAGAAAAACATTTTTATGAGAAAGCTTCTTGAAAGGGAGAGAGAAAATATAAGGTTTAAAGAGAGTTTAGAATCTATAATAAATCTTGAATGCGAAAAAAAACTAAATTTGGAAAGAACTCAGCTAATTCGTACTGGTTATGAGGCGCTAAAGTTTTCTACAGATTTTATATGCGAAAACGTAGAGTCAAACCTAAAAAATATTTATCAGAAAATAAATAAAATTCAAAATACTTTGAGAGAAAAAAACCTTTTAGAAAGCGATCTGTCAAAGGTATTTAAAGAGTGTAGTGCTTATTTTGAGCTAATAAATTTAAACATATCCAAATTTAAGAGCTTAAAGTCAACAAAGCTTAAAGAGAATAATGATGTAATAGGTATTCTTAGTAGTTGTAGCGACATGTACAAGCCGATTTGGGAAAGCAATAATATAAATTTTGAGTTCTCTATAAACGACGAAGTCAAAACATACCCCAAGGATAAAGAAATCTTCAGAGACGTTGTGCTTTCGATATATTCTATAATTACTAAAAATATGCTTGAAGAGTCAAAACATAAGAAAGAGAGAAATTTCAAAATTAGGGTTCTATTAACAAGAAGTAATGATTTTGTCAATATAGAATTCTTTGACAACGCAATTTCTTTTGAAAAGATTATCCCAGAATCTCAAAACGATATCGGCAAAATCATTACAAATAACTTACAAGCCATCTCCTCTTTGACCACGACCTATCTTAATGGTATTTTGTTATATAGAAATAAACAAAATCAAAATATATTTCACCTAAAAATTCCAACTGTCGTATTATAA
- a CDS encoding EAL and HDOD domain-containing protein, whose translation MSFITRIPIFKKNLELFGYEIKGFYEGSFMSCLEECLNTIGLNVLSKEKYLFLNVPPEIFEFDNLRDMIPPKKAIFIVNPSQISNKEIFKKLKNQGIMLCANVSDLSNLEEVKNFDYVKISVSSFQGDWTKIPSIFNGGKLLVEVNEKPIFNKAVTSGYELFEGDFFIQPEIIARKELSPQKAIILSILQDVRQKDFDFSKIEEKIKKDPYLTIKLLKFINSAFFSFKTTITSIRQALVILGQQEFVRWLTLVILGKLNEGKPEEIVYRASERARFMELISNYVGLYERSQEAFLVGLFSLAPAMTDISMEEFIKEVPVTDDVKASLLGNGIFTDLFNLRLSIENANWMEMKKISEKLGINPNKIEIIIYESIKWAHESLLYIEKT comes from the coding sequence ATGTCGTTTATAACCAGGATCCCGATATTTAAAAAGAATCTTGAGCTTTTTGGTTACGAAATAAAAGGCTTTTACGAAGGTTCATTTATGTCTTGCCTTGAAGAATGTCTTAATACAATTGGCTTAAACGTATTAAGCAAAGAAAAATATTTGTTCTTAAACGTTCCACCTGAAATATTCGAATTCGATAACCTAAGAGACATGATCCCGCCCAAAAAGGCAATTTTTATAGTTAATCCCTCTCAAATATCAAATAAAGAAATATTTAAAAAGTTAAAAAATCAGGGAATAATGCTTTGCGCAAATGTTTCAGATCTCTCAAACCTTGAAGAAGTTAAAAACTTTGATTACGTAAAAATCTCTGTCTCAAGCTTTCAAGGCGATTGGACTAAAATACCTAGCATCTTTAATGGCGGAAAACTTCTCGTTGAAGTAAATGAAAAGCCTATATTTAATAAAGCTGTAACTTCCGGATATGAACTTTTTGAAGGCGACTTCTTTATTCAACCCGAAATAATAGCAAGGAAAGAATTATCTCCTCAAAAAGCAATTATTTTGAGTATTCTTCAAGATGTAAGACAAAAGGACTTTGATTTTTCAAAGATTGAAGAAAAGATAAAAAAAGATCCATATTTAACAATAAAACTCTTAAAGTTTATTAATTCTGCCTTTTTTAGTTTTAAAACTACAATAACTTCTATAAGACAAGCTCTTGTAATATTGGGTCAGCAGGAGTTTGTTAGATGGCTGACCTTAGTAATTCTTGGGAAGCTAAACGAAGGCAAACCTGAAGAGATAGTTTATAGAGCATCAGAAAGAGCAAGATTTATGGAATTGATATCCAACTATGTAGGGCTTTACGAGAGATCTCAGGAAGCCTTTCTGGTTGGCCTATTTTCTCTTGCGCCTGCAATGACAGATATATCTATGGAAGAGTTTATAAAAGAAGTGCCCGTTACGGATGACGTTAAGGCTTCACTTCTTGGAAACGGAATATTCACAGATTTATTTAATCTAAGGCTCTCAATAGAAAATGCTAATTGGATGGAGATGAAAAAGATTTCAGAAAAGTTAGGAATAAATCCTAACAAAATCGAAATAATAATTTATGAAAGCATAAAGTGGGCGCATGAATCTTTGTTATATATAGAGAAAACATGA
- a CDS encoding aldehyde ferredoxin oxidoreductase family protein, translated as MKWIRVNMSDLSVKVEDVPKKYEQMGGRWLTSSIIADEVPATCHPLGPLNKVVIAPGILSGTTAPSSGRISVGTKSPLTGGIKEANAGAKFGQYLKRMGYSAIIVEGQPKNKESRYLLNISKEKVELIGADEYKFMGLYELNEKLAAKYGKDVGIACVGPAAEHLLAGTGVAFNDVENRPARYAGRGGVGAAFASKGLKAIVVEAVTGQATILNNELFETGRKKLLAALQEHAVTKPKGALNTYGTAVLVNILNEAGALPTRNFSSGTFEGAKKISGEAMAEAAAKNPQAGMMGHRCHPGCVIGCSVVYPDAQGKSHTSVEYETLWAIGANCGIDDLDAIAQMNTMCNDIGLDTIEFGDAVAVAMEGGLLPFGDAKGAIALLEEVRKGNPLGKIIGSGCSTVGKVFGVRRVPAVKNQGMPAYEPRVIKGIGVTYITTPMGADHTAGYSIAPEILGVGGKFDPHTNEGKVKLSKDFQATTCFIDSTGCCVFTAFAILDIPSGFEGMVEACNAVTGANWTTSDAYEIGLNILKTEHQFNLAAGFTANDDRPPEFMKLEPVPPHNMVWDMADSELDSIWK; from the coding sequence ATGAAGTGGATTCGCGTTAACATGTCAGACCTTTCTGTAAAGGTCGAGGATGTACCAAAGAAATACGAACAAATGGGAGGCAGATGGCTAACATCCTCCATAATAGCGGATGAAGTGCCAGCTACGTGCCACCCTCTAGGTCCTTTGAACAAGGTGGTAATTGCGCCTGGTATCCTGAGTGGTACCACAGCTCCGTCCTCAGGAAGAATTTCTGTTGGCACAAAATCTCCTTTAACAGGTGGCATAAAAGAAGCAAATGCAGGAGCAAAATTTGGCCAGTATCTCAAAAGAATGGGTTACAGCGCTATTATCGTCGAAGGACAACCGAAGAATAAAGAATCTAGGTATTTATTGAACATCAGCAAGGAAAAAGTAGAGCTAATTGGTGCAGATGAGTACAAGTTTATGGGGCTTTACGAACTTAACGAAAAATTAGCAGCAAAATATGGCAAAGATGTGGGAATAGCATGTGTAGGCCCAGCAGCAGAACACCTTTTAGCTGGAACTGGTGTGGCCTTCAACGATGTTGAAAACAGACCGGCCAGATATGCGGGAAGAGGCGGAGTAGGAGCCGCATTTGCATCAAAGGGCTTGAAGGCAATTGTAGTAGAAGCCGTAACTGGACAGGCTACAATCTTAAATAACGAACTATTTGAAACCGGTAGGAAAAAACTTCTTGCAGCTCTTCAAGAGCACGCAGTAACCAAACCAAAGGGCGCACTAAATACTTATGGTACCGCTGTACTAGTAAACATATTAAACGAGGCAGGAGCACTTCCTACTAGAAATTTCTCTAGTGGAACGTTTGAAGGCGCAAAAAAGATATCTGGCGAAGCTATGGCAGAAGCAGCAGCCAAAAATCCACAAGCTGGCATGATGGGTCACAGGTGCCATCCTGGCTGTGTAATAGGTTGCAGTGTGGTATATCCAGACGCACAAGGAAAGTCTCATACTTCAGTTGAATATGAAACTTTATGGGCAATTGGTGCAAACTGCGGAATAGATGACCTTGATGCCATAGCACAGATGAACACTATGTGTAACGACATTGGGCTTGACACAATAGAATTCGGTGATGCTGTTGCAGTAGCAATGGAAGGGGGTCTGCTTCCCTTTGGAGACGCAAAAGGAGCAATAGCTTTACTTGAAGAAGTAAGGAAAGGAAACCCACTTGGAAAGATCATAGGTTCTGGATGCAGCACAGTAGGAAAGGTCTTCGGCGTCAGAAGAGTGCCCGCTGTAAAAAATCAGGGCATGCCAGCTTATGAACCAAGAGTTATCAAGGGTATAGGCGTAACATATATCACCACACCAATGGGTGCAGATCATACAGCAGGATATTCAATTGCCCCAGAAATACTCGGGGTTGGTGGAAAGTTTGACCCTCATACAAACGAAGGCAAGGTGAAATTGTCAAAAGACTTCCAGGCAACCACTTGCTTTATTGACTCGACTGGTTGCTGCGTGTTTACAGCCTTTGCCATACTTGATATCCCAAGCGGCTTTGAGGGAATGGTAGAAGCATGCAACGCAGTCACTGGAGCCAACTGGACTACTAGCGATGCCTATGAAATAGGTTTAAATATCTTAAAAACCGAGCATCAGTTTAACCTAGCTGCAGGTTTTACTGCCAACGACGATAGGCCACCTGAATTTATGAAACTTGAGCCTGTTCCTCCACACAATATGGTTTGGGATATGGCTGATTCTGAATTAGATTCTATCTGGAAGTAA
- a CDS encoding MoaD/ThiS family protein, with product MPKITVALYAGLKARAHAPEGASEFDLEVPDGSKINDIIKFLDLPEDEVANIFVDRSLKDREYIVKEGQRIAFFPLIAGG from the coding sequence ATGCCAAAGATAACAGTTGCTCTTTATGCAGGTCTTAAAGCTCGCGCTCATGCTCCAGAGGGCGCGAGCGAGTTTGATTTGGAAGTACCAGATGGGTCAAAAATAAACGATATAATAAAATTTCTCGATCTGCCAGAAGACGAAGTCGCAAATATATTTGTAGACAGATCTCTAAAAGATAGAGAATATATAGTCAAAGAGGGTCAAAGAATAGCGTTTTTCCCCTTGATAGCAGGTGGATAA